AGAATTATCTTCACCAGAAAAGATTTTTCATGCTTGTTGAACTTTGTAGTAACTTAAATAATGTGAATATTAACAAGTGATGTGGAGTGTTAAAAAGTGAATATTAAGGTGCTGAATATACTAACCAATGTAGATGGTCTTAGAAGACTAAAGTAGAGAGAACATTCTACACAGTCCAATGATTAGTGGCATTCTATCATTTACAACAGAAAGTCCGGCAAGTGAAAACTTTAAACCCTCTCCGTGGCATATATTTTATCAACAAATAAATTGGCTGAGAAGTTGATTTGATTTGAGTTCATTAGGGTGAATATTCTATTGTTCAACTTTCATTAAGCCTCAAATGAATAGATTAACGTCGCAAAACGAATAAGAGAGACCAACCCCATTTGAACAAAAAGTGAAACCACAACATGATTAAAAGCATCAGCTAAATTTACCTatttccatcttcttcttgattGCTTTTTGACCATGATATATAAACGCATCTATTATCCCAGACACCGTGAAAACACCTgccattttttgaatttttaatgcAGAGCAGCCAAAGCAGGCAACAAAGAGAGTTCTTATGGGGCTATATAGGTAATAGATACATCACCTCCAACTATGGCACAGACATTAGTCAAGAAGTGCAAGAACGATATATGCTCCTCTGTGAAGGTTACCTGGCAATTCAACAAATTTTAGATTAGgactctaaatattttttctatttttcccTCTTCGAAACACACACACTAACCTTGATTGGAGAGAGATCATAGAAGAAGAAAACTCCTGGTAAGGATTGCAGTTGACCTGCTTCTGAGCTCTTAACATGTTCGGTCACTGAGAACTGTGCCATTTTACTTGAAGTTAATATCATAAAAAGGATGAGAATAAATAGATTATAATTGAACAGTTAAAGAGCCTCGCGCTTACCTGATTTGATTGAATTGTGTGTCCACTGATATCTGTGTATACTGTTGGTACAACCTTTTCAAAGCAGAATAGATTAAACAAAGGTACTTTTAAAGACATACTTCAACTGGTTGTCGCAGAACAAACCTTGATAAAATATTGGTACATAGCATTGGGTGTGTCTTGACTCCACTGGACTCTGCAAACGTCAAGTAGCTTAAAGAACATGAAAATATAAACCGTGTGTGCGACAGAATTAGACCACAATTGTCATTACTTGTCAAGAGGGTTCACGACACCAGGAAAGTAGTCCCCAAAAGTCAGTCGATTGATCTTGTGACTTATCTAAAACGGAGTTTGAATAGATTATTAGGACGCATCGATTGAATTATAAAAACGAAATGAAACCAGTAGGACAAGTTATTTCTTACGTTAAAACTGTCTTTCTGAAAAGCAAGAAGATCATGAACGTGAACGCCCGCCTGATGAAAGCTTTTCCCGGGAGCAAAGTGGAAGTTTCCCGCCACTTTATTCACCTCCAAGAACCCATAGATATTACATCCTTCACCTTCTTCATCCTTTACTCTTTGTAAGAAACCTTCTCGTTTACACTGATCATAAACAGACAAGCGAAACAGATCTAAGCTCCCAATTAGAAACAATAAACCCACAGAATACCAAATAAACGGACCGTACACAAACCACTGAGGCTCCAACatagagaaagatgaagaaaaaatgaaatcaaatgaaaaaaaacaaacacatgcaAATACGTAATGAAAACACAGTTGCCAGGAATTTAAAAGGTGAGCAACATATCTCTCAGCAATTCACCTGATCAATCAAATCTGGATTTGTAACACCCCACCCTTTTTTTCTATATGCTTCACGAACATCCTCACATGAATTGCAGCAGTCATGCTCTTcctacaagaaaaaaaacaacatatgaAAGCTGAACGATAGAGGAAAGCCCCTATAACATCTGTGTTTGTCTGATCGACTATGATCTCTTGAGTCTTGAGTATCACTAAACAACAAGGGTAATCAGAATATGAACATGacagaaaagagagagaagaataGCAAAATTACCGCTTCAGCACCATAGCAAGAACCACAGTAAGTCTCATTATGTTCCAGCCTACCACCATGTTTCTGCAGTGGCTTCTCAATCTGCACAatcacaaaaaagaaagaaactttaCAAGCTCCCCAAAAAAGCTGCTTTCAGCTAATCCTAGTGTGATGGCTACAAAATCCCAGAGAACATAATGACAAGCGCATGCTTCAAATTACactaaagaaaaacaaaccttAGCAGCGCCTATACCGTCCTGTCTTGATTCTATAATGTTACCATGAGAATCTAGTCTTCTCTTAATGACATCATGTTTCTGTTTATccaaagggaaaaaaaaaaacagattagcCACAAAATTGACAAGCATATACAAGAAAATGTCACATACCACGTCAAGATGCAGCTCTCCACTAATATCCATAGCATCAACACTTAGAATGGAACATGCTAGAGCAGGAAAAGTCATATCAAACTGCCATATCAAAGAGCACATTTGAGAGATCtatctgaagaaaaaaaaacaaaacatgccttaagaaaaaaagacaagATTACATTGATGCGTAACGTCTCTCCTCTAGAAGTATCCACGACGAGCTTCGTCTCGGTAACGCTATGAAGATATAAtcctaaacaaacaaacaaacagaaaCTCAAAACCGAAACTAAACAAGGTAGAAATATCAAGCAATTCAGATCTCACGTACGTAGctcggagaagaagagaaggaacaTAACAACGGAGGAGACGAGGGTGATAACGCCGCCGGATAACGTACGGCTATAAAAGTCCTCGTTGATCTTTGGATAAGCATCCAGATTCCGCAATTTATTCAGGATCCCCGCCATTTCTGGGGATTGAGATTCCCAGATTCAGTTCGAATCCTTACTcggctcaaaaaaaaaagacgattGTGCCGGAGATAAATCAGACGAGCGAAACGTTCGGAAGCGAAATTCTTCCGACGATGCGTTCGAAGAGAGAGATGGAttgagttgttttttttttcctttggtttCGTCACCGTCGGACGGAGAACGGTTTACCTAGTCGTAAACACGTTCGCGTTAGCCGTCTTCTCTACTTACGCTGAAACGACATCGTTTCTGTCAGTGTCAAAATACACATACATTAATATCCCTTGTTCGGAAACTCGCTAGGCGCTACGCGTGCGGCATATACAAACCTAGCGATTTAttgaaaaatcagaaaaaaaatcgAAGATTATACGGGGAGaaattttttatacttttatctGTATGATACCACATTTTATACGTATAAtacaaaaattttatatactacatGTTTATAAAAGACACATTATTAATACTAAAAGtaattgatttataaataattaaatacatacCAGTTAgatcacaaaatataattgtacTTCTTTTAGTTCACATCCATTACAAAATATAATCTATTTACaagagacaaaaaaatatatgttgttttgattttgagaacaaccaaaaaagaaatttatgattGCACTTTCAATCCTCTATTCTTCAATAATCAAACAAATATATTGGCTCGATCTTGTAGTGGAGTTGATGCGTTAGAAGTTACAGCCTCATACTTGCCTGAAAGTGAagataaaaaagataaaaaattctCATTGATCTTTGGATAAGCATCCAGATTCCGCAATTTATTCAGGATCCCCGCCATTTCTGGGGATTGAGATTCCCAAATTCAGTTCGAATTCTTACTCAgctaaaaaaaaagacgatTGTGCCCGGAGATAAATCAGACGAGCGAAACGTTCGGAGGCGAAATTCTTCCGACGATGCGttcgaagagagagagagagagagattcgcGTTTGCCGTCTTCTCTACTTACGCTGAAACGACATCGTTTCTGTCAGTGTCAAAATGCACATACatctatatatactattatttgcaaagtaaatttttggaatcaagctctcacgttaaaagttagagtggttaataacatttttacccttaatgaataaaatttataacttaattaaaaaataaaaacgaaattttaatttatttgattagatagttgattaaagttaataatagtATTACTATTAGAGTCATTTAGGTGAATAACCAAAAAATGAGAGGTAATTAGGTGATTGTGCATAAACTTTGTGTAATTAGGTAGATGGATAGTGCCAGTAGTTGGTTTTACGTAAATGTCCTCAAAAGAGAACTGTTTGGAGCTAAGTTTTTCGGAAACTGGGTTTGTAGCTGGGTAGGCAGGGTTTGGTGTCAGTCTATTGTCCTGTAGGTATAGCTAACTTTTCAcaattttaacattaaaatatatggATATAATGAAGCGCGTGAGAGTACAAATAGTAGTTAgattattatatgataaaagggATATTGCTGAGTTGACAGAAAAAAAGACATCATTGTTGGAATATTGGTAGAATTAAATCAGATCAATGGAGTAGAAAGATAATTCGAAAACGCGGGCATTTATTCACCGTCATACTGCTTAGCGTTCGTCAACCCGTGTTGATTACATTCTATTCAGCCATTAAATCGGAAATCTcaagtttttggttttgaaaatttgaaatcaaatgTTTCATGAGAAATATGCAGGTTGAAAAcgtttaaaaagaagaaaatgcaaaaaaaaagaacaaaaattttAACAGAAAAATGAAAGACAGACGTAAAAAGAGTTAcagaaaacccaaaaaaaaccaTAAAGGAAGACAAAGAtaaaattacgaaaatgccatccattAAAAAAGTGAAAGAACAGACAAAGACATCAGGAAATCGAACCGGCAAGCGGAGGAGCTTAAGCAGATGTAACTTCCGCCAGACCACCATATCTTATTGCAGCCTCTACCATACACGTTTAATATACCTAACATTTATACACCtttatataatagttattgTAACCGGTTATTCCATATGCATAGCATTTATACAACTTTTTATCcggttttagtttttgaaatctggtttgtgaataatttatattaaaccgGTAAGGACGATTATTATCCATATAACGTTTTATGTACTGGATCTGGATTgtgtataatttttaaaaaccggTTATGACATTTATTATCCGGATAAACTGTTTAAGTACTAGATATTGTGAATAGAATAAACCGGTTTTAGCTAcggataaaattatttttatgtaactAGGGATTTCTTCTTAAAACAATAGTGTGTCATCTTTCTTTCGACTTGTAATCTGGATAAAAAAACTAAGACTGGTatattaaaatgattaaataaGGTATATAGTAAACTCTGCCAGTTGAAATATGACTGATTATATCGTTGTTATTTGGATAATCTATAACATAAGACTATAAGTTTTCTGAGTATGTTAAACATAAAACCGGATATTAACAATAGTATCTCGATTCTAGGAAACAGAAGGATAAACTCAATGATAACTAGATAACAACTACATAGCTACTTAGTTATTAGAATATGATATCAAATATGCTAACGGGATGCATTTGTCATACACAATCACCGAAAcacaaattttatgttttttcccTGTGTTTATCCTTCTCAAAGTTTTGAACCATCTGTGTAAGCCTTGAATCTTGGTAAAAAAAGTTAAGCTATGTTTGATCTGTCTTATCTAGCTTGAGACCCCTCCAATCGAATCAAGAAAATGACGGGAAAGATTGTGAAGTGAGACCTACTGAGGGACACCAAAACAGTCTtgctttgtaaaaaaaattatgaatctgAACAAAGTAAAACAGACCAACTCACATGGTAACCCATCTGAAAGAACGTTAAGGTAAAGATGCTTCTTAGAGAACTCTGCTGGTAACACAACCCCCATGCCAATCATAAATGGGGAAAGGACCACaactaaataacaataaaaagaaagatacaAACTGTAAACCTTTTTCAGCCATCACTTTAAGCAAAGTGAATATGGGAGAGAGAACCTGAGCAACAAGCATGAGAGGAGATTGGGTAGAACAAGGGTTTGAGGAGGAGATTGACCCATGAGCTCAGACGGAGGtgcggaggaagaagaagacatgcGATGTTGACGAGAGTTAATCTCAGCACAGTTGTTGTTGGTTTTGTCTCTCGCGTTCTTGGTGCCCATATCtgagagagacagagaggatACAGACAAACAGTAATCTAAtgcttgtgtgtgtgtggacgGAACATGACCGGATTTAAAGGTCTTGGAACTGCTTGACGGTGAGGTCTTCGTATTTGATGGTGGCGAGGAGGTGGTGATTCTCGAGGTGGGACTTGACGGAGCCTAcggtttttcttttgttgttaaaCGAGACACGGGAATTTTGATGAAAGGGAGAAGAGTGTCCTTTGGGGAGTTGGATCTCAAACTATATTTTTAGAGGATAATACGTATAGATCTCGAAAATGATAAGTGACGAAATTTAGTTAGAGAGAGGAATATCAGATTATCAGGTGAGCTAGAATAACTTCAAAATTGAATGTTTTTAGTTTCAGATGTCAAGAGATGGCGTGAAGTAGTAGAGTTCAGTAGGGTAATAATTACAACTACTTTATCATGTATAACTGCAGAGAAGCTCAATGTGTCAGACTCGCCTGAGATCTAGTGTAGGGGCAAGGATGGAATTATGAAAGTGTAAAAGTGTCATAACCATTCACCTAGTAACGTTTTGTTTTATGGTCATCGGCTGCAATTACTCTAAGAAGtaaccaaaatctgaaaatataatttaaaaaagaaataatttatgtatatattgtattgttgtctgaaaaagttttttagttaaaagttaaaaacataaattatataaataaatattaatcaaataaaattcttaattatataattaaaaatggaatattgaattatccaaaatctaacaatataattaaaaaaaaaagataatcacaatactaaaagggggatTTCCTCTCCCCTTAAGCATGCCACGTCATTTTATTTAATCGACCAATCAGAGCTTTTTAATTTCGGATTGGGCTTCGGATTTGATTTTATGGGCTTCGTTTCAATTACAGGTTATGGGTCTTTTTGTTTTGCCGTACAATTTTGTTTTTCCTAAACCTAGCTCTCTACGGGAGGAAGTCGCGAGACTGCGAGGCTCTTCTCCTCATCCCAATTCACTTCGTCTTCTCACCTTTAAACCGTAGACCAATCAGCTCCACTTCTCCGATTTGAAGGCTGGTCGTTTGGATGACAGAGTTGTCACAAgtcttcttcgtttttgggAGGCTAGGAACGTTAAGAAATCTGGTGAGCTTATGAGTGTGGATTTCATGCTCCTCAATGAGAAGGTAGCGAATCTTGAAAAGCTTTCTTTTAATTACTTTATTTCCGCAAGAGTATGTACCATTTAAAATCAACATTCACTGGGTGTGCAGTGCCGTCGATATTCCAAGATTAGGGGGAAGAAAGTCACAGTTGGTCTTATCTCTGCAACCCCTCTGAACGCAACACTACTCTTTCCAACGGAGGCGTTAAAACCTAGGTTAGATCTTGAACTTGAAGCACGTGATTCATTTTTTGATGCAATTCCTATAGTTTTGAGTTTGGTGATTGTAATTTTAAACAGCTCCAgtatgggggggggggggaattgTGAAGTGCATTGATTTAGTAATGTTTTGTGCTGTTTATATGCCTTACCTACACGGACAGTAAAGCACGTGATTAATACACACCTGCTGGTGGCAATCTCTATCTTTTAGATTGCTCTTTTTTAGGCTGCAACCTGATACTTGGTGTGAGGCGGGAAGCTCGCAAGGTGTGAAGCGTGAAAGTGAGACTGAAACTGAAACGGATGCCTGACTCAGAGAACCGGCTAGcttctctttgattttttttttctatcataTATATGGCTTAACAATCTTATGCTTTTCGAAAAGGTTTGGAGAAAATCCATGGTTACAATAGAAATATAGAGCCACCACTGTGACGACATTTAAAACAATTGGAGGCAATGCAGGTTAATAAAACAAGTTTCGGTTTTGATTTGTCTCTCCACATTAATTTTTGATAGCTACCCTATTTATACTTTGTCCCAGAGAAGATTGCTGGTTAGTAGTTCCGGTCACTGGTGAGGTAACAATGGTGTAGAAACTCTCGAGAGTTCTTTTGTGggttcaaaaagaaaacatggCAATGGTGGTGAAACACATTTCAATGAGCTTAGCAATGGAGACACTGGGGTATCATCATCCGTAACTTTAAACCATTGATTTTCCTTTGTACGTTTAACTATTTATGCCACAAATATTTTGGGTTCATGTATCTGTTAATGTCTTATGCAGAAAACAGCTATGGTTTCAAGAGGAGAGttgacttttcaaaatatttacgGTGCAGAGGCATTGCTGAATGCAGAAGATGAGGACGGCTATAGTGATTGGGAACCTCTGCAGCAGAAGATGCTAGTTGAGTTTGTGAAATGGTGTTGCTTCAATTGCACTATGGCAAATCCTGGTGATATGGTTCattgttatgtatattttgCTTACTTTTTCATGTTTGAATAATTTTGTTTCTGATCTTATCATTACCAGCGTCTGCAATTACTTGGCTGAGGCATGGATATTTTGCATCTCTGTTATTTAAAAGACACTGGTCTCTCACCGAAGTCGAAGAGAAATGTGGAGGTAAGATGTTGCTTCTTTTTGAACATGTCGTTAAGATATATTGCTATTTCGGTACCACATTACCTAACTTCAAGTAACACTAAGCAAGCTCACGTCTCTTTTATCTTGATCTTAGGAAATTCATCTGCAGCTAGCTCAACAGCTGTTGGTTTTGAGGAGATAATGTTGCTGCACTCAGAAGTATGAATTTGTACCTGTTATAGTTTCATGAGATATCTGTTGACGTCAATACAATTTATTTACCTCCAAAGCTTTTCTTCGTGCAATTATTTCGCAAGAGCTCCAGATGGTGAGCTGCTACTTAATTGTCTTAGAGACATATCTAACTGCGCGTAGTTTGTTTATTTCCTTACTTTTGCAAACAAGTCACtaactgatttttttctttcaatttaaGGTCTACACTTTAGAGCATGTTAATTTCACAAGCCAGCTTCTCTATAGGTTTGAATTTACCTGCAACGTTCCAGGGGTCATCATGCAAAACATGATTTGCTTGTGTTATTTTGTCTTTCACTGCTCATAATTTCCTATTGTTTGCCAGCTACTTCACCGCCGACACATACTAATAAGTATTGAGCACCTGCTGCTAATCTAGCAGCAGGTTTGTGTGCTGATCTAGCTAAGGAAATTTCCTCATGATAAAATGTTAATCAGCCGGGAACTTAGAAGCTCATTATGATTAAGCTCAGGTCAGATTGGTAAGTTGCTCAAATGTGATGTCCCGAGGTTAAATGTCTTTAAACTTGCAACTAAAGGTATATTCACACAGCAGTTTTGGTGAGCCTGACATGAACTGCTCGACAAGTTCGACAAAGTATGGGGGTGTTCAGAAAATTTAAACTATGACGGTCTCTGAGCTAAACGCTTATGTCCTCCATTGTCAACCGCATGTGCATTCCGTTCCTGGTCCATTCTGCTAAATGTTATCACAACAATATACATATTACACACATGTAATATTACGTCTACATCTTCAGTTGATTATTTTGTTCTGGTACTTATCTTTTACCAGCTTAAACTTTAACGGTTTCGATAGATAAATGTTTGGTTTATCTCACTTGATCAACTCCTCCGCAACTAAGTCATTgccttccaaaaaaaaatatcaaagtaCTTGATGGAATGAATTAGCTACGCTGTTACATACCATATTTACTTTACAAATCCCAAGCTTTTTGATAAGTCCATAGTCATCACCTCCATGCATTTCACACTTCCAACCACGTCATTATTTCTAATCAAGAGTTTGACTATAATATGATGAGAATAAATATActcgaagaaaaaaaaattcttgctGAGTTCTACAAGTAATAAACCTGTTTCTAATATTAGATAAAAGTCACTGGACTTGAATATTACTTGATAAATTACAGAGGCATAAGAGAAACTATTACATGTTACCGCTGCAATATAGTTGACCGGTCCGGCACATGTTACTATTACAAGCTAATTACCAAAATTATTTTCATCATTTGACGAATATTTGTCCACCATATCTATTAccatattaaataaaacaaaaccacCTTCTATGCTTTAACATTTAGAACCAGATTCAACCAAAACAAACCCAAAAAAAGTTATGTATCTTTAGACGATGGAAAAATATGTGAAACCCCATAAATGACATCAAAAAGTAAATAGACTAACATTCTTGacataatgttaaaaaaataacacaacTGCAACTCACAGATACGGAGTAAATGTCCAAAACAAACATCAATGCTACACTAACAAATATTAAGTTCGTCTATTTCATTCGATACACACACGGTCAATCATTTTTATATCTTAAGATAATACTTCAAAAAGCAAGCTAGCGGAGTTTATTagaagttatatataatttaaggattaaattttaaaatacacttttaaaaataaaaaattattttttcaaataaattattattcttttactgaaaattaaaaattgaaacatCATACATTAATTTTCAGTATCTGTTAAACTATTGTTTTATCTTCACAACAAAATAATGATGACAAGTAAAAATACAATCTATatatttacatcttatttcatTTGGGTGAGAGGTCCGTATTTATACAGAAGAATACCGTAAAAAAAGAAACGCCGTAAATTAACAAAGCCCAAATTttacttgattttaatcccaacttgatttagtttttttatttttatatcaataaTTATAACCCCTTCTCgaatcataaaaatatttaattttatgaaaacaagtagttctaaaaaaataaaaatatcgcAGTAAGGAAATACAATTAATTGAAAAGTACGtctaaaacattaataaaacttataagaAAAGTAAAAGTCATATAATATCCATTTTCAATATTATTAGCGTTTGCACTCagataattttaaattcattttataatttatgttttgtaaaaattgatagatatgcattatatataatcaaatagtaatataatatattaaactaaactaaaatttatataagaaacccgggcgtagcccgggaaaaCCACTAGtttaagtaaatttttggaatcgagctctcacgttaaaagttagagtggttaataatgtttatacccttaatgaataaaatgtataactaaattaaaaaataaaaacgaaatttaatttatttgattagataattgattaaaattaataatagtaagaattatccaaaatctgaaaatatgatttaaaaaagagataatttctgtatatattgtattgttatctgaaaaatcttgtagtaaaaagttaaaaacatgaattatataactaaatattaatcaaataaaatgtataactaaattaaaaaataaaaacgaaattttaatttatttgattagataattgattaaaattaataatagtaagaattatccaaaatctgaaaatatgatttaaaaaagagataatttctgtatatattgtattgttatctgaaaaatcttgtagtaaaaagttaaaacatgaattatataactaaatattaatcaaataaaatgtataacaaaattaaaaaaaaaacgaaattttaatttatttgattagataattgattaaaattaataatagtaagaattatccaaaatctgaaaatataatttaaaaagagagataatttaggtatatattatattgttatctgaaaaattattttagtaaaaagttaaaaaaaatgaattatataactaaatattaatcaaattaaattcttaattatataattaaaaatagaatattgaattatccaaaatctaaaaatataattaaaaataataatttctctatatatatatatattgtattgttatctgaaaaaatattttagtaaaaagtttaaaacataaattacataattaaatattaatcaaataatttttttaattatataattaaaaatatgatattaagttattttaagatttattttaatatataatgaatatagtgtacaaagaacttttcaaaaattatgaaaatgtttaagtccgcatcgcgggcaaaacacctagttataTCATTAATCGCCGGATAAAAGCTGTCCAATTTTTCTCAATATTAAA
The sequence above is drawn from the Brassica napus cultivar Da-Ae chromosome A8, Da-Ae, whole genome shotgun sequence genome and encodes:
- the LOC106415814 gene encoding endoplasmic reticulum-Golgi intermediate compartment protein 3, with the protein product MAGILNKLRNLDAYPKINEDFYSRTLSGGVITLVSSVVMFLLFFSELRLYLHSVTETKLVVDTSRGETLRINFDMTFPALACSILSVDAMDISGELHLDVKHDVIKRRLDSHGNIIESRQDGIGAAKIEKPLQKHGGRLEHNETYCGSCYGAEAEEHDCCNSCEDVREAYRKKGWGVTNPDLIDQCKREGFLQRVKDEEGEGCNIYGFLEVNKVAGNFHFAPGKSFHQAGVHVHDLLAFQKDSFNISHKINRLTFGDYFPGVVNPLDKVQWSQDTPNAMYQYFIKVVPTVYTDISGHTIQSNQFSVTEHVKSSEAGQLQSLPGVFFFYDLSPIKVTFTEEHISFLHFLTNVCAIVGGVFTVSGIIDAFIYHGQKAIKKKMEIGKFS